From one Melioribacteraceae bacterium genomic stretch:
- a CDS encoding Yip1 family protein, whose translation MKNVQLCPNCNAENPIYKYSCSSCKAFLRARVVNIDLWQTIAALIESPKDTFKKIIEAEHKNFVIFLNVLVGIKLFLISVILHSFAEINSVKTDFFFINLLVIIGVSFVVLSLFSYLLTKINSLFGLSNRFRDNYSVLIYSFLPLLMSLVILSPVHYALFGPYWFTYNPPPYIVKETEAYVLLFIEGLLVVWGLFLAISGVHAQTKNKPYSIAVGFIFYALLTTLLYYIPFLPLS comes from the coding sequence ATGAAAAATGTTCAACTCTGTCCAAATTGTAATGCGGAAAACCCAATTTATAAATACAGTTGCTCAAGTTGCAAAGCATTTCTTAGAGCGAGAGTTGTAAATATCGATTTATGGCAGACGATTGCAGCACTCATTGAATCACCAAAAGACACTTTCAAAAAAATCATTGAAGCAGAGCATAAAAATTTTGTAATCTTTCTAAATGTTCTTGTTGGAATTAAACTTTTTCTTATTTCCGTAATACTGCATAGTTTTGCTGAAATTAATTCAGTTAAAACCGATTTCTTTTTTATTAACCTGTTAGTGATTATCGGTGTGTCATTCGTTGTTTTATCTCTATTTTCTTACCTCCTAACAAAGATCAACAGTTTATTTGGATTATCGAACAGATTCAGAGATAATTACTCCGTACTTATTTACTCATTTTTACCATTGCTTATGTCACTTGTTATATTGTCACCTGTCCATTATGCATTATTTGGACCGTATTGGTTTACATATAATCCACCACCCTATATTGTTAAAGAAACTGAAGCATACGTTCTTTTATTTATTGAGGGACTATTAGTCGTTTGGGGGTTGTTTCTTGCGATTTCCGGTGTTCATGCTCAAACTAAGAACAAACCATATTCTATTGCGGTGGGATTTATTTTTTATGCTTTGTTGACAACACTTTTATATTACATACCTTTTCTACCACTTTCATAA
- a CDS encoding Ppx/GppA phosphatase family protein, whose amino-acid sequence MNIASIDIGSNTVLLLIAEVDFKKRTLNAILNEYESPRLGKGLKDDGAISLEAIKKLETVLHKYKRLIEEYNTTKVICTATNAMRVAKNSNQIITDIRDKLGIEIDVINGDREAELTFLGASTVLNDVDQKIVVDIGGGSTELILGNKENILYKKSFPIGAVNTTERFFNGNVPTASEINLLTEFVKNTFNELNNLDTKNIPLIAVAGTPTSLSAVHLGITEYDENLVEGSVLTDEIIEKFIQYFSDHSAAQILLKYGKFLKGREDIILAGSIILKTVMKLTHNEQIIVSGKGIRYGSLISYMNNYESGRKGM is encoded by the coding sequence ATGAATATTGCTTCGATAGATATTGGTTCAAATACAGTCCTCTTATTAATTGCAGAAGTTGATTTTAAGAAGAGAACACTTAATGCTATTCTAAACGAATATGAATCGCCTAGATTAGGAAAAGGACTTAAAGATGATGGCGCTATTTCATTAGAAGCAATTAAAAAACTGGAAACGGTGTTACACAAATACAAAAGACTTATTGAAGAATATAACACTACAAAAGTTATTTGTACTGCCACGAATGCTATGCGTGTAGCTAAAAATTCAAATCAGATTATTACTGATATAAGAGATAAACTTGGAATAGAGATAGATGTTATTAATGGAGATCGTGAAGCTGAACTTACTTTTCTTGGTGCTTCAACTGTGCTTAATGATGTTGATCAAAAAATTGTTGTGGACATTGGCGGTGGAAGTACTGAATTAATATTAGGTAATAAGGAGAATATTCTCTACAAAAAAAGTTTTCCAATCGGAGCAGTAAATACAACTGAAAGATTCTTTAATGGTAATGTACCAACAGCTTCAGAGATAAACTTATTAACTGAATTTGTAAAAAACACATTTAATGAACTTAACAATCTTGACACTAAAAATATACCACTTATTGCCGTTGCAGGTACACCCACTTCCCTATCAGCAGTACATTTAGGAATTACTGAATATGATGAAAATTTGGTTGAAGGATCAGTTTTGACAGACGAGATCATAGAGAAATTCATTCAATATTTTTCAGATCATAGCGCAGCACAAATTTTATTAAAATATGGTAAATTTTTAAAAGGTCGTGAAGATATTATTTTAGCCGGATCGATAATTCTAAAAACTGTTATGAAACTTACTCATAACGAACAAATTATTGTGAGCGGTAAAGGAATTCGATACGGTTCACTAATCTCTTATATGAACAATTATGAAAGTGGTAGAAAAGGTATGTAA
- a CDS encoding DUF5683 domain-containing protein, translating into MQKSPWGAVLRSAIIPGFGQFYNESYWKIPVVWGFIGYFAYVWIDNNDYYNRYNDLYVQSDFTNSRYRELRDFFRDQRDEFAIYIGLTYFLQLVDAYVDAHLFDFDVTPDPITRTPQLGIKFYLR; encoded by the coding sequence ATGCAAAAATCACCATGGGGAGCTGTTTTAAGAAGTGCAATTATACCGGGATTTGGGCAGTTCTATAACGAATCATATTGGAAAATACCTGTTGTCTGGGGATTCATCGGTTACTTCGCTTATGTATGGATTGACAATAACGATTACTATAACCGGTATAATGATTTATATGTACAGAGTGATTTCACTAATTCTAGATATAGAGAATTGAGAGATTTTTTTCGAGATCAAAGAGATGAATTTGCAATTTATATCGGACTTACATATTTCCTACAACTTGTTGATGCATATGTTGATGCACATTTATTTGATTTCGATGTTACTCCGGACCCGATTACAAGAACTCCGCAGCTTGGTATTAAATTTTATTTAAGGTGA